A single Pseudomonas sp. DC1.2 DNA region contains:
- a CDS encoding cysteine desulfurase family protein, producing MNKRALYFDYAATTPVDERVIKVMVECLGFHGNFGNPASSSHSFGQQARQSVEQARRQVAELIGAQPEQIVWTSGATESNNLALKGVAQARGVSGGHIITSQIEHKAILDTAKQLQDSGVTVTYLVPDADGLITPRAVSEAMRADTFLVSLMLVNNELGTVNDIPAIGQVVRDRDALFHVDAAQGAGKVAIDLAQLPVDLMSFSAHKIYGPKGIGALYVGPRAQQRLQAQIHGGGHEGGLRSGTLATHQIAGMGLAFALAATSFEEEHATIVRLRERLLQQLLSIPGVRLNGSPSRRIPHTLSLTFSEGEFNSAALSHSIAFSATSACNSASNAPSHVLLALGHDVRLAGRTLRLSLGRFTTEQDIDQAIQLIKAACTDAPAFWAVSP from the coding sequence ATGAATAAACGTGCGTTGTATTTCGACTACGCCGCCACCACGCCGGTGGATGAGCGGGTCATCAAGGTCATGGTCGAGTGTCTGGGTTTCCATGGCAACTTCGGCAACCCCGCGTCTAGTTCCCATTCCTTTGGCCAACAGGCTCGTCAATCGGTCGAGCAAGCCAGACGGCAAGTGGCTGAGCTGATCGGTGCTCAGCCTGAGCAAATCGTCTGGACCTCCGGTGCCACCGAATCCAATAACCTGGCTCTTAAAGGCGTCGCCCAGGCCCGTGGTGTGTCCGGTGGACATATCATCACCAGCCAGATTGAACACAAGGCGATTCTCGACACGGCTAAACAGTTGCAGGACTCGGGCGTCACGGTGACGTATCTGGTGCCCGACGCTGATGGCCTGATTACTCCGCGAGCGGTCAGTGAAGCCATGCGCGCCGACACCTTCTTGGTGTCGCTGATGTTGGTCAACAACGAACTGGGCACCGTCAACGATATTCCGGCTATCGGTCAGGTGGTGCGTGATCGTGATGCGCTGTTTCATGTGGATGCGGCGCAAGGTGCAGGGAAAGTGGCGATTGACCTGGCGCAGTTGCCAGTGGATCTGATGTCATTTTCGGCGCACAAAATCTACGGCCCCAAGGGCATCGGGGCGCTGTATGTCGGCCCTCGTGCCCAGCAACGTTTGCAGGCACAGATCCACGGCGGTGGTCACGAAGGCGGTTTGCGCTCTGGCACCTTGGCGACTCACCAGATTGCGGGCATGGGCCTGGCTTTTGCGTTGGCAGCGACATCTTTTGAGGAAGAGCACGCCACGATCGTCCGTCTGCGAGAACGCTTGCTCCAGCAACTGCTAAGCATTCCGGGCGTTCGTCTCAATGGCAGCCCCTCCCGGCGTATCCCTCACACCCTGAGCCTGACTTTCAGCGAGGGCGAGTTCAACTCGGCTGCGTTGAGCCATTCGATAGCGTTTTCCGCGACGTCGGCCTGTAACTCCGCCAGCAATGCGCCCTCCCATGTGTTATTGGCCCTTGGGCATGACGTGCGTTTGGCCGGTCGCACCCTGCGCTTGAGCCTGGGGCGTTTCACTACTGAGCAAGACATCGATCAAGCGATTCAACTGATTAAAGCGGCTTGCACCGATGCACCGGCATTCTGGGCGGTCAGTCCCTAA
- the msuE gene encoding FMN reductase codes for MSRPLKVIALSGGTWRPSRTLVLTQALLAELATQLPIESTLIELGDIARPLGAALARNELSAEIEAQLQAIESADLLIVAAPVYRGSYPGLLKHLFDLIDLNALIDTPVLLAATGGSERHALMLDHQLRPLFSFFQALTLPIGVYATEADFSNYQITSEPLKARIRLAAERAAPLFGVYPKNLLKIA; via the coding sequence ATGTCGCGTCCATTGAAAGTGATTGCCCTCTCTGGAGGCACTTGGCGTCCATCTCGCACATTGGTGCTGACTCAGGCGCTATTGGCCGAACTGGCCACACAATTACCGATCGAGAGCACGTTGATCGAACTGGGTGACATCGCCCGGCCGCTGGGCGCGGCATTAGCACGCAACGAACTGAGCGCGGAGATCGAAGCCCAGTTGCAAGCCATCGAAAGCGCCGACCTGCTGATCGTCGCCGCGCCGGTGTATCGCGGTTCCTACCCCGGACTGCTCAAGCACCTGTTCGACCTGATCGACCTCAACGCGCTGATCGACACCCCGGTGCTGTTGGCCGCCACCGGAGGCAGCGAGCGTCATGCTCTGATGCTCGATCATCAGCTACGGCCTCTGTTCAGTTTCTTCCAGGCCCTGACCTTGCCGATTGGTGTGTACGCCACCGAAGCGGACTTCTCCAACTACCAAATAACCAGTGAGCCCTTGAAGGCCCGCATTCGTCTTGCTGCAGAGCGCGCTGCGCCGTTGTTCGGCGTATACCCCAAAAATCTGCTGAAAATCGCTTAA
- a CDS encoding TetR/AcrR family transcriptional regulator, translating into MRYSSNHKLETKEKLLDSSGLLAKKSGFSTVGVDGLMKAIGLSGGAFYSHFSSKDELFAAIVERELCQSLARLGGHDEQNRFRLERCLKHYLSMAHVEHPESGCALPALGAEIARSDVLVRQQAELWICKLQESWAQILGSDSLAWAILSQCVGALVVARMLATPEIQRTVLQSSHDEIGRLMAGQHAPIYK; encoded by the coding sequence ATGCGTTACTCATCCAATCACAAGCTGGAAACAAAAGAGAAGCTGCTGGACAGCAGTGGATTACTTGCCAAGAAGTCAGGTTTCTCAACGGTTGGCGTCGATGGCTTAATGAAGGCTATCGGTTTGAGTGGTGGGGCGTTCTACAGTCACTTTTCGTCGAAGGACGAGTTGTTTGCGGCGATCGTCGAACGAGAGTTGTGCCAAAGCCTGGCTCGTCTTGGCGGGCATGACGAGCAGAATCGTTTCAGGCTCGAGCGTTGCCTGAAGCACTACCTGAGCATGGCCCATGTCGAGCACCCTGAGTCCGGATGTGCGCTTCCGGCTTTAGGTGCGGAGATTGCTCGCTCAGATGTGTTGGTGCGCCAGCAGGCGGAGCTCTGGATTTGCAAGCTTCAGGAGAGTTGGGCGCAGATTCTAGGCAGCGACAGCCTGGCTTGGGCGATTCTGTCGCAATGCGTCGGCGCTTTGGTGGTGGCGCGAATGTTGGCCACCCCAGAGATACAGCGCACTGTGTTGCAGTCCAGTCACGATGAGATTGGCCGCCTGATGGCGGGGCAGCACGCACCTATTTACAAATGA
- the mrdA gene encoding penicillin-binding protein 2: protein MPEPIPIKDHEKEKRLVNKRLMACALFVIAITCALVVRMYVLQVVEFDYHSTISENNRVHVLPITPTRGLIYDRNGVVLADNRPSFNLTITRERASDVKEELDEVVSLLRLPPEDRTLFDKAMKQARHPFVPVTLFYELTEQQIAVLAVNEFRLPGLDVEPQFVRHYPMGAHFAHSIGYVGRINEKESKALDTVEYRGTQSIGKTGIEKFYESELHGHVGYEEVETNAQGRVLRVLKHTDPIPGKNIVLSLDVKLQEAAENALGDRRGSVVALDPSTGEVLAMVSKPSFDPNLFVTGISFKEYAALHDSIDRPLFNRVLRGLYAPGSTIKPEVAIAGLDAGVVTPQTRVFDPGYYQLPDFDHKYRNWNHSGDGWVDMDAAIMRSNDTYFYDLAHKLGIDRLHDYMAMFGLGEKVSLDMFEESAGLMPSQAWKRATRRQPWFPGETVILGIGQGYMQVTPLQLAQATALIANKGVWNRPHLAKTVDGVAPVDEHPMPNILLKDPRDWEQVNHGMQMVMHDARGIARAAAVGAQYRIAGKSGTAQVVAIKQGERYNRAKTLERNRDNALFVGFAPAEHPKIVISVMIENGEAGGRVAGPVVREIMDAWLLDQDGHLKPQYATPVKLPGDPHV, encoded by the coding sequence ATGCCCGAACCGATACCTATAAAGGATCACGAAAAAGAAAAGCGTCTGGTCAATAAAAGACTGATGGCCTGTGCTTTGTTTGTGATCGCCATCACTTGCGCGCTGGTCGTGCGCATGTATGTGTTGCAAGTCGTCGAGTTTGATTACCACTCGACGATCTCTGAAAACAATCGTGTTCACGTCTTGCCGATCACTCCGACCCGTGGGTTGATTTATGATCGTAACGGCGTGGTACTGGCGGACAACCGACCCAGTTTCAACCTGACCATTACCCGTGAGCGCGCCTCCGATGTCAAAGAGGAACTGGATGAGGTGGTCAGTCTTCTGCGTCTGCCGCCCGAGGACCGGACGCTTTTCGACAAGGCGATGAAGCAGGCGCGTCATCCGTTCGTGCCGGTCACCCTGTTCTACGAACTCACCGAACAGCAAATCGCTGTGCTTGCGGTCAACGAATTCCGTTTGCCGGGCCTCGATGTTGAGCCACAATTCGTGCGCCATTACCCAATGGGTGCGCATTTTGCCCACTCCATTGGTTACGTCGGTCGCATCAACGAGAAAGAATCCAAGGCCCTGGATACGGTGGAATACCGTGGCACACAATCTATCGGCAAGACGGGTATCGAAAAATTCTATGAGTCCGAGCTGCACGGCCACGTAGGTTACGAAGAGGTCGAAACCAACGCCCAAGGCCGAGTGTTGAGGGTGCTTAAGCATACCGATCCGATTCCAGGCAAAAACATCGTTTTGAGCCTGGACGTCAAACTTCAGGAAGCCGCCGAGAACGCGCTGGGGGATCGCCGTGGTTCGGTTGTGGCGCTTGATCCGTCGACAGGCGAAGTATTGGCCATGGTCAGTAAGCCTAGTTTCGATCCTAATCTCTTCGTCACCGGCATCAGCTTCAAGGAATATGCGGCGCTGCACGACTCTATCGACAGACCGCTGTTCAACCGCGTGTTGCGTGGTCTCTACGCGCCGGGCTCGACCATCAAGCCGGAAGTCGCCATTGCCGGGCTCGACGCCGGCGTGGTCACTCCGCAGACTCGGGTCTTCGATCCGGGTTATTACCAACTGCCTGACTTTGATCACAAGTACCGCAACTGGAACCACAGCGGTGACGGCTGGGTGGATATGGATGCGGCAATCATGCGGTCCAACGACACCTATTTCTATGACCTAGCGCACAAGCTGGGCATTGACCGTCTGCACGACTACATGGCGATGTTCGGTCTTGGCGAGAAGGTTTCCCTGGACATGTTCGAAGAGTCGGCAGGTCTGATGCCATCCCAGGCGTGGAAGCGCGCCACACGCCGTCAACCGTGGTTCCCAGGTGAAACAGTAATCTTGGGCATTGGCCAGGGTTATATGCAGGTCACGCCATTGCAGTTGGCCCAAGCGACAGCGCTTATTGCCAACAAGGGGGTCTGGAACCGCCCGCACCTGGCCAAGACGGTGGATGGTGTGGCGCCGGTTGACGAGCATCCGATGCCGAACATCCTGCTCAAGGATCCGCGTGACTGGGAACAGGTCAACCACGGCATGCAAATGGTGATGCACGATGCTCGCGGTATTGCTCGGGCGGCAGCGGTCGGCGCGCAGTACCGTATCGCTGGCAAGAGTGGTACGGCACAGGTGGTGGCGATCAAGCAGGGCGAGCGTTACAACCGCGCGAAAACCCTCGAGCGTAACCGCGACAACGCCTTGTTTGTAGGTTTTGCACCGGCCGAGCACCCGAAGATTGTTATCTCGGTGATGATTGAAAACGGCGAGGCCGGTGGGCGTGTTGCGGGGCCAGTGGTAAGAGAGATTATGGATGCCTGGTTACTCGATCAGGACGGCCATCTGAAACCTCAATACGCCACGCCAGTTAAACTGCCGGGCGACCCTCACGTTTAA
- a CDS encoding lysozyme inhibitor LprI family protein, producing the protein MHPRVLLALAPLLFTTLANAIDCANATDQSTMNQCAAQQNKVADKELNALYQQITARLKDSPDTKKLLVGAQRAWVAFRDAECEFTASGVVGGSMYPLIHNNCATDLTKVRVEAFKQYLKCQEGDMSCPVPGA; encoded by the coding sequence ATGCACCCACGTGTTCTTCTGGCCTTGGCGCCATTGCTGTTCACCACCTTGGCCAATGCCATTGACTGCGCTAACGCCACCGACCAGAGCACTATGAATCAGTGCGCGGCGCAGCAGAACAAAGTAGCAGACAAGGAGCTGAATGCGCTTTACCAGCAGATCACTGCGCGGTTGAAGGACAGCCCAGACACCAAAAAACTATTGGTTGGGGCTCAGCGAGCGTGGGTGGCGTTTCGTGATGCCGAGTGCGAATTTACGGCTTCTGGGGTGGTGGGGGGCAGCATGTATCCATTGATCCACAACAATTGCGCTACTGACTTGACCAAGGTGCGGGTCGAGGCGTTCAAGCAATATTTAAAGTGTCAGGAAGGTGATATGAGTTGCCCGGTTCCAGGGGCTTGA
- a CDS encoding aminopeptidase P family protein: MSTQPLTHGLVPQRLAQTRELMSREGIYALLVPSADPHLSEYLPGYWQGRQWLSGFYGSVGTLIVTQDSAGVWADSRYWEQASKELEGSGIELVKLQPGQASPLDWLAERTPEGGVVAVDGAVMAVASARTLSSKLEERGARLRTDIDLLNEVWSDRPGLPNEPVYQHLPPQATVSRVEKLATLRESLQARGADWHFIATLDDIAWLFNLRGGDVSFNPVFVSFALISQEQATLFVALSKVDVELREILERDGVSLRDYSEVAAALRSVPSGVSLQVDPARVTAGLLENLNSGVKLLEGLNPTTLAKSQKSLADAEHIRRAMEQDGAALCEFFAWLESAWGRERVTELTIDEHLTAARMRRPDYVSLSFNTIAAFNANGAMPHYHATEEEHAVIEGDGLLLIDSGGQYLGGTTDITRMVPVGTPTNEQKRDCTRVLKGVIALSRAQFPRGILSPLLDAIARAPIWAESVDYGHGTGHGVGYFLNVHEGPQVIAYQAAAAPQTAMQPGMITSIEPGTYRPGRWGVRIENLVLNREAGKSEFGEFLKFETLTLCPIDTRCLESSLLTEEEKQWFNAYHAEVRERLSPLLDGAALEWLKTRTVAI, encoded by the coding sequence ATGAGTACGCAGCCTTTGACCCATGGATTGGTTCCCCAGCGCCTGGCGCAAACCCGCGAACTGATGAGCCGCGAGGGTATTTACGCCCTGCTGGTGCCGTCGGCCGACCCACATCTTTCGGAATACCTGCCAGGTTACTGGCAGGGGCGGCAATGGCTGTCGGGTTTTTATGGCTCGGTGGGCACCTTGATCGTCACGCAGGATTCTGCCGGTGTCTGGGCGGACAGCCGCTATTGGGAGCAAGCGAGCAAGGAACTCGAGGGCAGCGGTATCGAATTGGTCAAGCTGCAACCAGGTCAGGCGAGCCCGCTGGACTGGCTGGCTGAGCGGACGCCGGAAGGTGGGGTAGTGGCGGTGGATGGTGCGGTGATGGCCGTGGCCTCGGCGCGTACCCTGAGCAGCAAACTCGAAGAGCGCGGCGCGCGTCTGCGTACTGACATCGATCTGTTGAACGAAGTCTGGAGCGATCGTCCGGGCCTGCCGAACGAACCTGTCTATCAGCACTTGCCGCCGCAGGCGACTGTGAGCCGCGTCGAGAAACTGGCTACGTTGCGAGAATCGCTTCAGGCACGTGGGGCCGATTGGCACTTCATCGCCACCCTCGATGACATTGCCTGGCTGTTCAACTTGCGAGGCGGCGATGTTTCGTTCAATCCGGTATTCGTGTCCTTTGCCCTCATTAGTCAGGAACAGGCGACGTTATTCGTCGCGTTGAGCAAGGTCGATGTTGAGCTGCGAGAGATTCTCGAACGCGATGGCGTGAGCCTGCGCGATTATAGCGAAGTGGCTGCTGCCCTGCGTTCTGTTCCAAGCGGCGTGAGCCTGCAAGTCGATCCGGCGCGTGTGACGGCCGGCTTGCTGGAAAATTTGAACAGCGGCGTGAAACTGCTCGAAGGCTTGAACCCGACTACCCTGGCCAAATCGCAAAAAAGCCTGGCCGATGCCGAACACATTCGTCGGGCCATGGAACAGGATGGCGCGGCACTCTGTGAATTTTTCGCCTGGCTTGAATCGGCGTGGGGCCGCGAACGTGTCACCGAGCTGACCATCGACGAACACTTGACGGCGGCCCGCATGCGGCGCCCAGATTATGTGTCGCTGAGTTTCAACACCATCGCGGCGTTCAACGCCAATGGCGCAATGCCGCATTACCACGCCACCGAAGAAGAACACGCGGTGATCGAAGGCGATGGCCTGTTACTGATCGACTCTGGCGGCCAGTACCTGGGCGGCACTACCGACATTACCCGAATGGTGCCGGTGGGGACGCCTACTAACGAACAAAAGCGCGATTGTACGCGGGTGCTCAAGGGTGTGATCGCGTTGTCCCGTGCGCAGTTTCCGCGGGGCATTTTGTCGCCGTTGCTGGATGCCATCGCCCGTGCGCCGATCTGGGCTGAAAGCGTCGACTACGGTCACGGCACCGGTCATGGTGTGGGGTATTTCCTGAATGTTCACGAAGGCCCGCAAGTGATTGCCTATCAGGCTGCCGCTGCGCCGCAAACCGCTATGCAACCTGGAATGATCACGTCCATTGAACCGGGCACTTACCGTCCGGGTCGTTGGGGTGTGCGGATCGAGAACCTGGTGTTGAACCGTGAGGCAGGCAAAAGCGAATTCGGTGAATTCCTCAAATTCGAAACCCTGACCCTGTGCCCTATCGACACACGCTGCCTGGAATCCTCGCTGTTGACGGAGGAGGAGAAGCAATGGTTCAACGCCTATCATGCCGAAGTGCGCGAGCGCTTGAGCCCATTGCTCGATGGCGCTGCGCTGGAATGGTTGAAGACCCGTACAGTGGCTATCTGA
- a CDS encoding 2-hydroxychromene-2-carboxylate isomerase: MSKTVEFFFDLGSPATYLAHTQLPKICAQTGSQLTYIPMLLGGVFKATGNASPATIPAKGRYMFQDLDRYAKRYGVPMKFNPHFPINTLMLMRAVTGMQLRHPERFEALINCLFNALWVEGRNLNDPEAVAAVLTQNGFAPHEVLALTADEEVKTALKDNTENAVKRGVFGAPSMFVGNELFFGQDRLDFVVEALS, translated from the coding sequence ATGAGCAAAACCGTAGAGTTTTTTTTCGATCTTGGAAGTCCGGCCACTTATCTGGCCCATACACAACTACCGAAAATTTGTGCACAAACCGGCAGCCAGTTGACCTACATCCCGATGCTGCTGGGTGGCGTCTTCAAAGCCACCGGCAATGCATCGCCCGCGACCATCCCGGCAAAGGGCCGCTACATGTTTCAGGACCTGGACCGCTACGCGAAACGTTACGGCGTACCAATGAAGTTCAATCCGCACTTCCCGATCAACACCCTGATGCTGATGCGCGCAGTCACCGGCATGCAATTGCGCCACCCCGAACGTTTCGAGGCGCTAATCAATTGCCTGTTCAATGCACTCTGGGTTGAAGGCCGCAATCTCAATGATCCAGAAGCCGTCGCGGCGGTGCTGACGCAAAACGGTTTCGCCCCACATGAGGTGCTTGCACTAACGGCCGACGAGGAAGTCAAAACCGCTCTGAAGGACAACACCGAAAACGCGGTAAAACGCGGCGTGTTCGGTGCCCCCAGCATGTTTGTCGGTAATGAGTTGTTCTTCGGCCAAGACCGATTGGACTTCGTAGTGGAAGCGTTGAGTTAG
- the inhA gene encoding isonitrile hydratase: MTLQIGFLLFPQVQQLDLTGPYDVLASLPDVKVHLIWKDLVPVTASTGLVLKPTTTFNDCPPLDVICVPGGSGVGPLMEDEQTLAFIRTQAANARYVTSVCTGALVLAAAGLLRGKRATTHWAYQDLLAPLGAIAVNDRVVRDGNLLTGGGITAGIDFALTLAAQLFDNDTAQLVQLQLEYAPAPPFTAGTPETAPPHIVEEAQRRAAQSIQQRKQITERVAAKLDQTSRS, encoded by the coding sequence ATGACGTTGCAGATCGGCTTTTTATTGTTTCCACAGGTGCAGCAACTGGACCTGACGGGGCCCTACGACGTACTGGCCTCATTGCCGGACGTGAAGGTGCATTTGATCTGGAAGGACTTGGTTCCAGTCACGGCCAGCACCGGCCTAGTGCTGAAACCGACCACGACCTTCAACGATTGCCCGCCACTGGATGTGATCTGCGTTCCCGGGGGTAGCGGCGTCGGGCCACTGATGGAGGATGAGCAGACGCTAGCATTCATAAGGACTCAAGCGGCGAACGCACGTTATGTCACATCGGTTTGCACTGGCGCATTAGTACTCGCAGCGGCAGGGTTGCTGAGGGGTAAGCGGGCAACCACCCATTGGGCGTATCAGGATTTGCTCGCGCCACTGGGAGCGATTGCAGTAAACGATCGGGTGGTACGCGATGGCAACTTGCTGACCGGCGGAGGGATCACAGCGGGGATCGATTTTGCCCTGACCCTGGCCGCGCAATTATTCGATAACGACACGGCGCAACTCGTGCAATTGCAGCTTGAATACGCGCCTGCGCCGCCGTTTACAGCGGGCACGCCTGAAACTGCACCGCCGCACATTGTGGAAGAAGCTCAACGGCGTGCGGCGCAATCGATCCAACAGCGCAAGCAGATCACCGAGCGCGTAGCCGCCAAACTCGATCAAACGTCGAGAAGCTGA
- a CDS encoding SRPBCC family protein → MNPASDRIERKILLQAPRAQVWRVLANAEAFGQWFGVSLDGMRFVAGEWTQGQVTYPGYEHIRWNVLVERVEPERVFSFRWHPYAVEPDVDYSQEPTTLVTFELEDMNNGTLLKVTESGFDHIPQHRRLKAFRMDSRGWDEQMSNIEQFLASTTHVLNT, encoded by the coding sequence ATGAACCCAGCATCAGATCGCATCGAAAGGAAGATCCTGCTTCAGGCACCGCGCGCTCAAGTCTGGCGCGTTCTGGCTAACGCCGAAGCATTTGGACAATGGTTTGGTGTGTCACTCGACGGCATGCGGTTTGTGGCCGGTGAGTGGACCCAAGGACAAGTGACATATCCCGGTTATGAACATATACGGTGGAATGTTCTGGTGGAGCGGGTCGAGCCTGAGCGGGTGTTTTCGTTTCGTTGGCACCCTTATGCTGTAGAGCCCGACGTCGACTATTCACAGGAGCCCACCACGTTGGTGACGTTCGAGCTTGAAGACATGAATAACGGTACCCTGCTAAAAGTTACCGAGTCGGGTTTCGATCACATCCCTCAACATCGTCGGCTCAAGGCATTCCGCATGGACAGCCGTGGTTGGGACGAGCAGATGAGCAATATCGAACAGTTCCTTGCCTCAACGACCCACGTACTCAACACCTGA
- the rhtA gene encoding threonine/homoserine exporter RhtA, with translation MNDQPRSLASTLFSVGLLLIAMASIQSGASLAKSMFPIVGAQGTTTLRLVFASIIMLLLLRPWRANLTAKSLRTVIIYGMALGGMNFLFYMSLRTVPLGIAVALEFTGPLAVAIYASRRAIDFLWIALAAVGLMLLIPTGAASNGIDWVGAGYALGAGVCWALYILFGQKAGADNGVQTAALGVMIAAIFVAPIGIVHAGAALLTPSLIPIAIAVAVLSTALPYTLEMIALTRMPTRTFGTLMSIEPAIGALSGLLFLHEFLSLSQWMAILCIILASVGATMTMGSNAKPAVAAD, from the coding sequence ATGAATGACCAGCCCCGCAGCCTTGCCTCGACCTTGTTCTCAGTGGGCCTGCTATTAATAGCCATGGCGTCGATCCAATCCGGTGCATCCTTGGCCAAAAGTATGTTTCCTATTGTGGGCGCCCAAGGGACTACGACCCTGCGACTGGTCTTCGCCAGCATAATCATGTTGCTATTACTGCGCCCATGGCGGGCGAACCTCACTGCAAAATCCCTTCGCACGGTAATCATCTACGGGATGGCACTGGGGGGGATGAACTTCCTCTTCTATATGTCATTGCGCACCGTTCCCTTGGGGATCGCGGTAGCACTGGAGTTCACTGGACCACTGGCAGTGGCTATCTATGCATCGCGTCGAGCAATCGACTTTCTGTGGATCGCACTCGCAGCCGTGGGCTTGATGCTATTGATACCGACAGGAGCGGCGAGCAATGGAATCGATTGGGTGGGAGCCGGCTACGCGCTGGGCGCAGGAGTCTGCTGGGCACTCTACATTCTCTTCGGCCAGAAGGCTGGCGCAGACAATGGGGTACAGACGGCAGCGCTGGGGGTAATGATCGCGGCGATATTTGTAGCGCCCATCGGCATTGTTCATGCCGGCGCAGCATTATTGACACCCTCCCTAATCCCAATAGCCATCGCCGTTGCCGTACTCTCCACAGCACTCCCCTACACCCTGGAGATGATCGCGCTGACTAGAATGCCCACACGTACCTTCGGCACTCTCATGAGCATCGAGCCTGCAATCGGCGCCCTCTCAGGCCTGCTATTCCTCCATGAGTTTCTTTCGCTGTCACAGTGGATGGCCATTTTGTGCATCATCCTGGCTTCCGTCGGCGCGACCATGACCATGGGCAGTAATGCAAAGCCAGCAGTCGCGGCGGATTGA
- a CDS encoding LysE family translocator: MTLSLDLLLGFALFALVTSITPGPNNTMLLASGVNFGFNRTIPHMLGITCGFFVLVLAVGFGLGAVFQRYPLLYTVLRYVGAAYLLYLAWKIAHSGPVSESEAGKGKPISYLGAAAFQWVNPKAWIMAIGAVSTYTPMQGYFTNVIVIAAVFAVINLPSVGLWAACGTLLRNVLRHPRWLRLFNWGMALLLVISLYPLLLQSVS, encoded by the coding sequence ATGACACTCTCGCTTGATCTGCTGCTGGGCTTCGCCCTGTTTGCTCTCGTCACCTCAATCACCCCCGGCCCGAACAACACCATGTTGTTGGCATCGGGTGTGAACTTCGGTTTTAACCGAACCATTCCCCATATGCTCGGCATCACCTGCGGCTTCTTTGTGCTGGTCTTGGCCGTGGGGTTTGGCTTGGGCGCAGTCTTTCAACGCTACCCATTGCTTTACACCGTGTTGCGTTATGTTGGCGCCGCCTACTTGCTATATCTGGCGTGGAAAATCGCCCATTCGGGTCCTGTCTCCGAGAGCGAAGCCGGCAAGGGCAAACCGATCAGTTATCTGGGCGCTGCGGCGTTCCAATGGGTCAATCCCAAGGCGTGGATCATGGCTATCGGCGCCGTTAGCACTTACACACCGATGCAGGGCTACTTCACCAACGTGATTGTTATTGCGGCGGTTTTTGCCGTGATCAACCTGCCAAGCGTGGGCCTCTGGGCTGCGTGCGGCACGCTGTTGCGCAATGTGCTGCGTCATCCGCGCTGGTTGCGCCTGTTTAACTGGGGCATGGCACTGTTGCTGGTGATTTCGCTGTATCCGCTGCTGCTTCAAAGCGTTAGCTGA
- a CDS encoding SDR family oxidoreductase has translation MNNKKVVLVVGAGDATGGAIAKRFAQEGFIACVTRRSADKLQPLVDTIKASGGQAHGFACDARKEEDVVALIEQIETEIGPIEAFVFNIGANVPCSILEETARKYFKIWEMACFSGFLNAREVAKRMAIRQRGTILFTGATAGIRGAAGFAAFAGAKHGIRALAQSMARELGPMNIHVAHIVVDGAIDTDFIRDSFPEKYATKDQDGILNPEHIAENYWYLHSQPRDAWTFELDLRPWNERW, from the coding sequence ATGAATAACAAGAAGGTCGTATTGGTTGTCGGTGCAGGCGATGCTACCGGCGGCGCTATCGCCAAACGATTTGCCCAGGAAGGATTCATCGCCTGTGTGACTCGCCGCAGTGCCGACAAATTGCAGCCACTGGTGGATACCATCAAGGCCAGCGGCGGCCAAGCTCATGGTTTTGCCTGCGATGCACGTAAGGAAGAGGATGTGGTTGCGCTCATTGAGCAGATTGAAACCGAGATCGGCCCCATCGAAGCTTTTGTCTTCAATATCGGTGCCAATGTGCCTTGCAGTATTCTCGAAGAAACCGCCCGCAAGTATTTCAAGATTTGGGAAATGGCCTGTTTCTCAGGTTTTCTCAATGCACGTGAGGTCGCCAAGCGCATGGCGATACGCCAACGAGGCACGATCCTGTTCACCGGGGCCACGGCGGGTATCCGCGGCGCTGCCGGGTTTGCTGCCTTCGCAGGGGCCAAGCACGGTATTCGAGCCCTTGCACAAAGCATGGCCAGGGAGCTCGGACCGATGAACATCCATGTCGCTCATATCGTGGTCGACGGCGCCATCGATACCGATTTTATCCGCGACAGCTTCCCGGAAAAATATGCGACCAAGGACCAGGACGGCATCCTTAACCCCGAGCACATTGCCGAAAACTATTGGTACCTGCACAGCCAGCCACGGGATGCCTGGACCTTCGAACTCGACCTGCGCCCATGGAACGAACGCTGGTAA